A window of Rhipicephalus microplus isolate Deutch F79 chromosome X, USDA_Rmic, whole genome shotgun sequence genomic DNA:
GCCATACTTCACTCTTGACGCCTTTTTCTTCTCTCACTGCTTGAATTGGCGACAGTAGCCGCCGTATTCTAGAACATCCCTTtgctcaacgcttcaccttcacttgagaaagccgatgggagcgccgtctctaggcacggcaagtcgctgcatatcagcgattatatgctgcgattcttgagcagcgcagcatcattttcggccgagcagcggcgcagtgctcaactctgtcaaatgAAGGGTGAAAATGGAGTCGAGGAGCATTTCTGAATACGGGAGTAGAACTTAATGGGCAGTTTTCAGGTCTTTGTCATGTTTAAACTTCTGCAGCAGCTAACAATGCAGCAGTACAGAGTGCCTGCTTTTCAGGAAGGTGAAGGAGCGGCGACTATAGCGTGCAAAATGCGAGATTAGCACCCAAAGGAACACGTGCACCGTGCGCGCAATGGGAAAACCCAGCAAGCGTGGCCTATCCTAGTGACCAGTGTTTTGCCCTCTTTCCGCTAGTGCTGCTATCGGGGCTGAGCAAACTTGAGCCTGGCTTCCTTATGGGGAAGCATCACTGCAACGCTTCTAGATGCGATGCGCCATGATGTGGTGGTGGCGTTGCTTCGAGCCACGCAAAAAGAGCACGAAGGAATGAATTTAAGAGCATACAATATTTTAGTGGGcaacacgtctatcgcatctttGAGGAAAGCACTCGGAAGCACGTGTGGCGCAAGCAGCGCAACCCTTTATGAAGCGTCGCATCGTGACCATTCCCTAAACTAAGGCGGACCGACCATTCCGGTTGATACGCGCGCGTTCACACTGACATTGAAATAAAGGTGGCATTGGCGTGACCATCACTCTGCAAATGCACGAACATGGTGTTACTATCATGCGCGTCGCTTCTACCGCCCTACTGTTTAAAAGTAGGAACTTAGCAGCAGTGTCagaaagccaaaaaaaaaactaaatgcgcATGCTCAATATTCTCTTCAAATAGAGCCATCAACCCGCCCACTCCACACAGTGTTACTGCACGCGAACACTTGCCATGTCTGTCCGTCTTATTCTCAAAGGACTGCTGTTCATTATGAACGTTATCTACTGGCTTATAGGTGGTGTAACTGCACTTACGGGCGGCTACCTCCTAACAGTCAAAGTACGAATTTTGCGCCGTTACGTGGACCTGACCTTCGACCCTGCTGTCTTCTTCATAGTCGTTGGCTGCCTGGTTTTCATCATAGCTGCACTCGGATGCGTAGGAGCTCTGCGCGAGAACAAGAACTTCCTGTGTCTCTACGGATTCTCGCTGTCCGCCATCGCTGTCGCGGTCGTCCTCGTGGCCGTGCTCGCCTTCGTGTGGTCCACCTCGACGCCGCCAAATAGATCAGGTGTCGAGAATATCTTGAGGCGAGCCGTCGTAATCTACAGGGATGATCCTGACATGGAACACCTCATCAACACGCTCCAGGCTTCGCTTCGGTGCTGCGGTATCTCCTCCCGGGGCTATCTGGACTGGCACCACAACGCGTACTTCCACTGCTCTCGGTGGAACCCGAGCCGGGAGCGCTGTGGCGTGCCTTATTCTTGCTGCAGGGAGCAGAGACGCCTGCCCAATGTGATGTGCGGCTATGGCGTGACGGACACAACTAAACGGACGTTGCATTCAGTGGAGCCTGTGATATACACGGAGGGCTGCCTGAAAGCAGTGATCGCCTTGGCGAGAGAAAGCTCGGTGCTGGTCAGTGCGTTGTCAGCTGTGACAGTCGGATCACTGGCGGTAGGCATCGCGGGTTCTTGGCTTCTGATGAAGTCGATAACAAGCGAGAGAAAGGTGGCGATGAGAGAACGAACCACTTCTGCTGCAACGTCACAGCCAGAGTCGAGCGTCTGAAGGTCTTCATTGTTGAGAGTATCTGCCGAGATGCAGAGATGGTGGTTTAGCTTTCAATGTAAAGATAATTTTAGTGTGTTTTATTCATGCGTTCTTTTATTTGTAGTGTATCAATAAACTTCTTAAAATTGGTCTTTCCTTTTCTTGGGAAATTTCTGAGCTTGTTCTGTATTTACTAGtgattttaagtgcgaagcattccTTGGCAAGGCAAACTGCTATTTTGAGCATCTATATCTACATATATCTGTATCTAGCCGCATATATACGTTTGCGCAGTAGGGTATGGAGATAGCATATGAACACGACTGTCTAGCAGTCACATGATTAGTTTGAACATCTTGACGTGCACTTGATAAAACCATTGTTCTGTTCTCACGTATGGCAGATGCCCGTATACCACGGGCGGCAGTATGCACGTATGCGTCACAAGTTTTTTACGTTCTCCACATAACCAGTGATGTCGCGGACATACATTGCTTATTTAAACGTCAAAGAGCAAAGAAATCGATGCATCAGTCACGTTGAcccaaaaactgcaaaaaattgAAATCGGTATGGCAATAGAAATCGAGCCAAGGCATTGTGTGTCAGTCAAGTATTTCAGAACAGGGCCGCGCCATGCCTTGAAACTGCTTTAGACCAAGTCCGCACGCAAGCGTTATGTgtgttgattgatttatatgtagggtttaacatccttaaatcgccatatgattattagggacgcggtagtggagggctccggaaatttagaccacctggggttctttagcgtacgcccaaatctgagcacacgtgcctacaaaaTTCCCgactccatcgtaaatgcagccgccacagccgagattaatcccgcgacctgcgggtcagcagccgagtactttagccactagaccaccaccgcgGGGCAAGAGTTATGTGTGTGCAACTTCAATTGTGATAGCAGTGCTagctatctgtttttttttctgaaaaagtaATGAGCTATGCTTATGCGCTCCACTGCTATGATACGGGCGTGCTGTCGGATTAATGTCAATTTCGGACCCAGTGTTGCCTCCTCTGTTATATAACAGTCCAATGAACGCTACACATTTTATTTATAATATACGGCAGACCACGATTCTGTGTTTGTAGGAAGGGCACTGATTTTAAATACAGAACAAGAAGTGAAATACAAAATATGAATACATTTAGTCCAAACAATATACAAAAACCTCAGACATAATGCAGAAAGAACCCTAATATGTTAACAAGAAATTCTACATCACACCAATATATAATTACGACAATATGAAGATAATAGGAATCAGACACAATGAGTACAAAAAATACGGTGATACAAAGAATAAGACAGGGGTAATGAGCTACTGTAGGAAGGTTCATTCCTAGAGTTTCATTCTGACACAATGTTCTCGGAAAGAAAGAACATTTGTGAGCATCTGTCCTTGCAAAATGAGGGGCTAAAGCATGTGTGTCATCATCACAGATACGCCTCGTGAACAGGGGAGACACATATAACACATGGTCTATGAATAATTCAAAATTAATTATAGCTTGTAGAAAGTTTAGGCGCAGCATCTGGCGGCGTATTTCCAGCAGCCGTATGTCAATTTCTGTCATGAGCAGTGTGGGAGAATTGGTGTGCTCAAACTTAGAGTAAATAAACAGAACACCTTTTCTCCGAATTATATATAATATTTTAATGTTGTGTCTAGTGCATCCCAATAATGCAAGCGTACTCTAACTTGGGTCGGATTAATAACATATAACTGAGATGCTGGTAGGTGAATTTCGAAGTTTGTGTTTTAGGAAGCAAAGTTTACTGAAGGCGCAGGAACAAACATTGCTAATGTGTGTGTTGCACGATAAATTGTTCGTGACTGTTACGTCTAAGTATTTGAAATTTTCAACCTTTCTAAGGGGTGAAGTGGCCAGTGTGTAGGTGTAATTTAGTGGAATTTTCTTGCATGTTATATGAATATTGTCCTTGTTTGAAACCATGCCTGGCCTGACACACCAAGAGTGTATGTTCTTCAAGCTGTTTTATACATCAAAGGTCTGTCTGGTCATGCACTGTAGATATTTCCCGGAATGAAACGAAATCATCCGCAAACAATCTTACTGTGCACCTGGCATAACGAAGGTGACAATGCCATTTATATAAAGTAAAAACAACAGCTCCTAGAGGACGCTGCCCTGGGGTACACCAGTTGTTACTGGGAGACAGCTCGAAGTGATACCTTCAATGGCAAGAAACTGTACACGATCTGAAAGATACGCTGCTATTCAAGAGATTAAAATGCTTAAAAGATTGTAGTCTCTCAGTTGCTGAATAGGTTTATAATGAACCACGTGGTCGAATGCCTTCCTCAAATCTAAAAAAAGAGCGCCCACTTCACTATTGTTATCTAAACGTTTCACAAATGAATGGTCTACAGTTAACAGTTGGGGTGTAGTCCAATAGCCTTTTCTGAAGCTTTGCTGGCGATCTGCTAAAATTGAATTTATTTACAAAAACTCTGTGATTTAGTAGGCAATATTATGCTCAAGTAGTTTGCAGCAAGACGAGTTTAATGATATTGGCCGATGGTTTAATACCGGTAAACGATTCCTCTCTTTAAAACAGGCACCAATCGAGCCGTCCTCTAGCTTTTAGGCACTTTAGACGAGAACAAGGAAGCTCGAAACAGTATAAAAAGAAACCGACCAATAACTTTGATGCATCTCTTCAGAAACGTAAATAAGATATCAACTGGGCCACATTATTTTGCTGCTTTTAAgttcaaaaaaaaacatttacactATACCACTGTATGAAATAAAGTCTACTTCATGCATCTCAAAAACAGTCGAATGAAACACTTTACTCATTTTGAAAAGGGCAGCACAACGAcacgaggaaaaaaagacagagagacaaagcgctgactaacaactgatcCTTCAAGGCCGTAACCTGCGCATATATATGTgccacaaaataaaaagaaagacacgTGATTGTGACGAGTATAAACGCAAGATAACAAGGTTGGTTTCAACCagtgaaagaaaataagaaacttgaAACCATACGAACAATAAAAACATCTTAAGAAACTCACGCATGCGTGATGAGTGAGAAACACTTGTCTAAGACGGAACACGAACACAAAAGGTAAGAATCGACAATCAAACAAAACCTCTAAGATACATAATTTTTGCGTCAGACAAAGATATGGAAGGCCTGCTCACGCATTTATTACCTGCGTCTTTAATGAAAAAAGCCCCTACAATCCCACGCTCTCATTTATCCCTCGCTATCTTTAAAAACTGTGTGCTGCGAAAGTCGGGATAGTAGCCACGACGCCTGCAATGGTCAGCCAGAAAGCCACTTGTGTTTTTTTAAAAGTAAAACGAGAAGCTGAGAAGCCGTGCGAAATAGCGGGGTTCACTAGACTGGCCCTGTCGGTGAGGACGAGTAAAGGTACAAGCCTTTCTGTGTTCTTCATGGCCAAGATCCACAAAGAAACAGTGTCTTTTTTGAGTCATGATATCGGAGTGTGACTCTTGGCAAAAACTTGTTGGAAGGTATTTACTAATGCATATTACAGCCATCACCATTGAAGATCTCTTCATCCTAAGAAAACCCCAGCACATCTCAGACTTTCTACGTGATAGGTGTTCCCAGAAGTGCTTGTGCTTTTTCCGTGGACGTTAAGGACTTATTTTATTCCCTACCTCAGGACATTCTGTGCGAGGAGGTGAAAGAGTGAATCCAGCGCTATGATGAGAATGTTTTTGTACACCTTGTGGAACTGACGTAGAAAGCTTCCTTGAACTTCTCAACTTTTCTTTGCAGTCGACGTTCGTCACCTGAAAAGACAAATGGTACATTGAAAGACAGGGCGTGTGTATTGCGTAATGTTTAGCTCCAGTCCTCAGTGACATTTTATTGGCTCGTTATGACAAACGCATACAAGCGAATCTTGATGAGACACATACCGCTAAGGTATTCCGCTCAAGTGCACAACAGTGCGACACAAGGCAGCACGCCGACGATTGCAGCTGACGACTGAGTTCTCTGACAATAACAGACTTAGATTTTTAGACCTGGAGCTTATGTTTCTGCCAGAACACGTGTGCTGGCAATACACTCCTCGCTCCAAGAAAGCCCTGTTACACTTTAGTTCAGCGCACTCCAAGCTTGTTAAGCGAGGAATCGCCAAAACGTGTATGAAGGAATCATTGTCAAGGTTTTGTAATCACCAGGTTCTGAGCAATTTTGGCAACCAAGTTAACAGATTTAAGAGAGCAGGCTATTCCGATCACCTGCTTTCTTGCATAACAGAATCACTTCTGAATGCATTGAAGCGGGGCAAGAAAGCACGGCACGCATCTCAGGACGAGCCAAATCCGAAAGTGTCTGCTATTCCTTATGTGCACAAAGTTTCTCACTGCTTAAAAAGAATCGTTGAAAAAACTGGGGTAAAGGTTGCCTTCACGGCAAAAAACAAGCTGAGCTCTTTTTGTAAAAGAGTTAACTAAGACGGATCTTTTAGTGTCGGGTGGAATACGAAGCAGGCAAAGATGTTTCAAGAATGTATTATAGGCATTGGGTATCTGATTTATTTATCATGTGGTCGATACTACATCGGTCAGACGGGGCACTGAACGATTGCCTTAAGGAGCACGCAAATCTGATGCGCGGATCAGTAGACATCCACTTGGCAAGTCACTGTGCGGACTGTAGGTGCACTCCGAAGTTTGATGAATGCCAAGTAATGGCAAGATATAAGTACAAGAGGACACGTGAAATATATGAAGCTTTTTTGATCCGCAAAGCAGGAGCTGAGTGTGTAAGTGCATTTTCCGTCAATCTGTTGGATAATAATTCAAGTATCTTTTCAGTTAAATTGTCATTTCAAGAatggaataaggtggtctggcgcatgcgccTTCGTTTGTCATTTCTTTTGTGTGGGATGTCCAGATGTTgccgtaccaacttgcccaactttgATTGCTTGGATGCACTACACGTCGTGCAACGCCAAATTCTCAGCTGTTATTCGTGATAATGTCACACTAAATACAGTATTTGACAGGGTACCTTGTTTGCTCTCTCGAAACATTGTTGTGCTGTGTGCGTTCACAAATGTTTTTTTCAGTGCGTGCATGCCGCAGTAAGCTTGGATGAGAAAGACACAATAATGAGCATGCACCATGCGTGGTCTTTATTTGACTTTAAATAAAACAAAGCGCTCAGTGGTGACTGCAGAGCAGCTGAGCGGGTTTAACCCAAGAAAACGAATAGGAAGGAATTCATAAATGATTTATGTTAGAACAACCGCTTGAACGTGCTTATTCTTGACAATATTTTATAACAACAGAAATGACTTGCTGCCGGCACCAAAATGCACTCGTGACGCTTCAAAGTTTATGAACGCAGCGGTAGCGATGTTAGCACTCATTCTAGACGGCAGAAAATACATGGTGTCAATGATGTGTTCTGCCGCAGCATGTCCCTTTCATGGACGATGGGGGCGTGCATCC
This region includes:
- the LOC119177403 gene encoding tetraspanin-33, which encodes MSVRLILKGLLFIMNVIYWLIGGVTALTGGYLLTVKVRILRRYVDLTFDPAVFFIVVGCLVFIIAALGCVGALRENKNFLCLYGFSLSAIAVAVVLVAVLAFVWSTSTPPNRSGVENILRRAVVIYRDDPDMEHLINTLQASLRCCGISSRGYLDWHHNAYFHCSRWNPSRERCGVPYSCCREQRRLPNVMCGYGVTDTTKRTLHSVEPVIYTEGCLKAVIALARESSVLVSALSAVTVGSLAVGIAGSWLLMKSITSERKVAMRERTTSAATSQPESSV